Sequence from the Miscanthus floridulus cultivar M001 chromosome 16, ASM1932011v1, whole genome shotgun sequence genome:
gtacatcttggtggcagtggACTATGTGTCCAAATGGGTAGAAGTAATGCCCTATCTCAATGTAGATGCACTAACAGGAAAGAAGATGTTCCACGAGGTTATCTTCCCAAGGTTTGGCACCCCAAAATTGGTCATAAGTGATGGGGGTCCCACTTCATCGAAAGGAAATTTCATTGCTTTTTGATGGAGCAAGGCATAAGACATAATGTTGCAACTCTATATTATCCTCAGACAAGCAgtcaagcagaaacatcaaacaaacaaatcaagaacagtCTGCAAAAGACCATGAATAAGATGGGTACATCATGGAGAAGCAAGTTGCCAGACGCACTTTGGGCATATAGGACCACATACAAGACACCAATTGGTATGACACCATACCAACTTGTATACGAAAAAGACATGCCATCTACCCATCGAATTCGAGTTCAAAGCACATTAGGCCATCAAGCAATGGAACATGGATCTGCCAGCCACAGGAACAAACAAAAATGCAAATATCTGAGTTGGAGGAGTGGAGAGAGAAAGCATATCATAATGCCAGAATCTACTAGgagagaacaaagagatggcatgacaaaaggataaaGGTGAAAGAGTTTAACCCAGGAGATAAGgtcctcatgttcaactcaaggGTCAAGCTATTTGGCCATGGGAAACTAAAGAGCAAGTGGGAAGGACCATTCCTTGTCATCAACGCTACAACACATGGAGCTGTCATGCTCCAGGACAATGATGGTAACATTTTTAAGGTAAATGGCCAGCGTCTTAAAGTTTTCTATGAGCATGAACCACTAGAAAAAGAGTTGACATGTTAGAATTTATCATTAATCCTGAATTAACATAACTAAAATCTACATGTCTTAACTTCCTTTTGCTTTTGGTTAGTTTGTGCACTAGTATAGACTGCACATAGCTAGACTTGTCTCTGGGCCAAAAAACTAGCCTAGGGAGGCTCCATAAGGAGGTTGAGAGACCGCCCAATGGACGCATCCTTGGCCACCATTTAGAGAATACATAGAAGAGAGTAACAAGAGTCCTGAGCCAAAGCCACTTGGTCTGGTTCCACCAGATGTAGGTCGATTGATCGCCTCTAGGAGCCATCTGACTTGACCTAGTCTCTAGAGACGTTGCCCAATGTTCACAACATGCCCTCAGTCATAATCCTCATGAAAATAGGGGTTGTGAACATTGGCATGATCTCTTTTTAAcctctcctccccttctcccttcttccacCATCAGCTGCTCTCCTTCTCCCTTGTGCCTTCCAAGCCACCAAGAGAGCCTCCACCATGgccccaactcatgatcttggcAAGATGCCCATTGTTCCCTATGGTGAAGGCCCTTCCATCCCTCCAAACACCCATCTAGAGAGCCAAACTGCTATCATGGTCGTTGACACACTAGAGGTGGAGCCCCTGGCCATGATCCCACCAGCCAAAGGGCAGCCAGACACTACAGGGGCATTGAGGGCACATTTGCGACCCTGGCCCAGAGGCTCGGCTGCGCCCGTGGGCTGCAAGTTGTCATGTTTGTCGTCGATGGCCCGCAAGGGAGCCTGGCTTCATAGAGCAACACTCGACCTCTCCGCCTGGCTCTCTGGAAATGAGCGAAACCCTCGTTTCTTCCGAGCCGCGCTCGTCTGCGACGCACGTGGGTGATTTTGGGCGGCGGCAGGGTGGCTCGCGTGGGCTCTGGCGGGAAGGGGAAATGTCTTCGCACACGTCCCCGCTCTCTGCTCCTGCTCTGGCCACCGCGCGCGAAGCGAAATGGCGGCGATTTTGCCGGCCTTTATATACGGGTTCCCACTCTCCACTCTCTCCTTcttccactcggtgcttgctcTTCCACCTCCCTCATGAGAGACCAGCGGTGAGTTGTGgtgcgtggtggcggcggcgacgacctCCGGCTGGTTGTGGGTTAGGTCACCAGCGCCGAGTTTCTTCACCGCTTCCCCGCTCCGGCTGCTGCTGGAACTCCATGGCAGTggtgttcctcttcttctccatccGCATCTGCTTCGTCTTTTTCCCGATCTGCATCCTCTACTTCCAGATCTGCCTCCTCTCCGTTGTTTGGACCCCGAGCCAAGGTGAAATCGACCCCTAATCTTCTTTTTTGTGGTGCTTCTTGAACCTATTAGGGTTTCTTGTTCGTTGTTGTTCATGATCTATtagggtttcatacttgttataactgcttcatgctcctattagggttacttgtaccttgctgttcttgaTCTATTGGGCTCGTGATCTGTTAGGGTTGTTGATCTATTTCAGATTTGTATTGTACCTTGCTGTTCATAACTGTTTGATGTAGTTGTTAGTGTTACTTGTACCTTACTGTTCTTGATCTAAGTTTTTTGTTCCATCATTGGTCGCTGATGTTGTCCACATAGTACTGGGAGGCATCACATAAAGATGCAGCCATGCTTTTGTTGGCATGCATTCATttcacagtcatgttgatgcctaGTAGGGCTCATTAACTGAAATCATGTTACATTTTTACATGCTTGTAGATGGATTTGTCTTTGAGCTGTGACATGCTATGTAGGAAGGCAGCTGCCTTGACTGTTGTTATGGTTACCTTTGTATCTACTAGGCTGAAAAGGAAAACCCCTGAACCTGAAACCCCACTGTCTGATCCTATAGCACTGGCCctgattagggatgaaaatgaacAGTATAGATAGAGAACACTGAGAATGATATACAATTCCACTGATTTAGAGTGTATTTCTATGATTAGGATGAAGAGAGTTGCTTTTTTTAAGTTAGTGAGAACTTTTAGAGAGAGGAGTCTTGTCACTGATAGGGAGGGGGTGTCAGTAGAAGAGCAGGTTGCCATGTTTTTACATGTTGTAGGGCACAACCAAAGATTTAGGGTTGTCCACCAGTCCTTTAGGAGGTCCATCCAAACTATCCATAAGCACTTCCATCAGGTGTTGTATGCTGTGGGTGAGCTTAGGAATGAAATGATAAAGCCAGCTAGCACTACCACTCACCCAAATATTCTTGGAAGCCATACATGGAATCCATATTTTAAGGTAATTGTATACCCTGGGTTCATTAGTTACATTAGACCTATTGCAATGACTGACCCATGCTTTTTAGGATGTCATTGGCTTTATAGATGGCACTCATTTCCTAGCAAGGGTTCCTAGGTGCATGCAACAAGCTTTTAGGGGTAGGAAAAAGGATCCCACCCAAAATGTGATGGTAGTTGTGAATTGTGATCTGAAATTCACTTATGTCCTGGCTGGCTAGGAGGGCTCTGCCCATGATGCAACTGTTTTGGCAGATGCTGTAGCcagggaagatggcttgagtttGCCAGAAGGTAATTGCACACCAACACTAATTACATATTCCATGGCCTATTAACACACACTCTCACAGTAGATGTCTTGTGTAGGTAAAATGTTCTTGGTAGATGCTGGGTATGCATGCAAAAATGGTTTCCTACCTCCCTACAAGGGGGTTAGGTACCATTTGTCTGAGTATGGCCCAAGGAACAGGCCCACCAATGCAAGGGAGCTCTACAACCTTAGGCACTCATCACTTAGAGTGACTATGGAGAGGGCTATAGGTGCACTGAAGGGCAGGTTTAGGATCTTGGACAACAAACCCTTCCACAAGTATAGGACATAAGTGAAGCTTGTAGTTGCCTATGCCATTTTGCATAACTGGATCctaggttttggcattgatgaagtAGTTCCTGATGAGGAAGGTTTCACTACTTCTGCTGATCCAACCAACCTGCCCCCAGCCCATCTGGACCAAGACTCTGTTGACATGGCTGAAATAAGGGATGCCATTTGCAATGCTATGTGGGAAGGGAGGGGAACAAACACTAGTTGATGTaatatgttcttgattttagtttcTGTACCCTGCTATGGAACTCATGTGTGTCATGCTGATGTAATAATTTGGTGGACAAAGCTGAGACCAATTTTATGCCTCATTCATTCTGTTCTTGAAACAttctgttcttcatgatctgttaGTCTATGGTTAGTTCATACAACTGTTAATATTGTTGTCAGCCTGTTCTTGACTAATTCTGTTGTTGATTTCATTACATGCCAGTCCTAGGATGGATTCAGGTGCATTTGAGGGTGGGTTTGTTGCTGGTACTTCAGTGATGGAGCAGCTCATCAATAGTGGTTCTGCCCTTATTGTAGCTGGTGCTAGTGCTAGTGCTGCTGCCCCTGTTgcagctggtgctggtgctggtgctgctccaGGTGCAGCAAACCCTATTGATGTTGCTGTTCCTGTAGCTGGGAATGGGGCTGTGAGGGCAATGAGGTGGACCAACACCACCTctagctttgtgctaaggaggatGGCTACCCTTGTTAGTGATGGTAGCAGGCCTGAGAAGGTTTTCAAGGACAAAGATGTGAATTCTGTGGCCAAAGCCCTCAAGCAGTTCTGTGGGGAGGTTGTTAGCCCAACTCAAGTGTACAACCACttgaggaagtggaggcagaaATGGGCTAGGGTGAGCAAGTTGAAGGACCTTAGTGCTGCTCTTTGGGATGACCAGGCTCATGCTATCATGCTTGAGCAAGAGCACTACCTTGGCCACTGCAAGGTAGCAGTTTGATCTCGTCTTTGCCTTGACTACCTACATTTGCCTTTCTTAAACTACATTTGCCCAACTCTGCAGGACCATCCTAAAGATGCAGAGTTTCTTAACTACCCTATTAGGTTCTACACTAAGATGGAAGCTATCTTTGCTAATGCCATGGCCACAGGCAAGTTTGCACTTGGGTCTGGTGAAGCCTTAGGGCAGAACCAGGCTGACAGTGTTGGTGCCAAGGCTGATGGTCCTCCTTTGACCCACACCACAGTTCCTAGTGAACAGGGAGGGGATAGCAAGGCCACTGAACTGCTTCCTACCTCCTCAGTTGCTGGcccaaagaggaagagagggaactTCTCTGAGGAGGAGATGCTCATGTTGACTAACATGTCAGATGCTGTGAACAATGTGGCCAATGCTCTTAGGGAGACTGGACCTGCCCATGTTGATGCCAATCTGTACCTTGCTGTGATGGAGATGCCTGGCTTCAGTGAGGAGGCACTTATTGTTGCCTACACCTTCCTCCTggacaacaaggcccaaggcagggGCTTTGTGAACATGAGTGATGCCCACAGGGCCCTTTGGCTTAGGACCTTCCTGGCCAAAAACTACTATGTGTAGTTCCACTACACATGAAGGGCTAGAAGGCCAGGAGGGGGTTGACTGTAgagatgtatagttcctccaccCCCCCTCACCCACTCTCTCTTCTTTTGACAACAGGACCTTTtgtgcagtctgcttgttcttttgACACTTGACCTTGATGGTGTAGTTTGCCTAGGAGGGTGGCTAACAATAGGCAAGGATTTGGGAACATTTGAGCCCTTGGCTGTTgggctgaacttggtattgtaagaaACTTATTTGTAGCCTCTGTTGGCTACTTTTTATTTGATAACTAGTTGCCTTTTTTGTTGTTTATGCCTCTGGTGGTAACTATGGGATTTAAAGGCCTATGATACATAAAACAAACTTGAGGTGGCTACCTTATTCTTGTTTTGATGGTTTACAGTGTTGTGCTTTCTTCTTTATTTGCTCAGTTGTACTCCACAGCAACAACATCCTCTTGTGATGGCTGATGGCAGTGAGTGCAACTGTTGTTTATTTGCCTCTTTATTTGGTTCTTACAATTCTTGGTAGCCACCAATGACTAAACAAGGAAAATAACAGCTGAGGCTAATTTTTTTATCAAGTTGCCGatgatgttcatcatcattcaaactGAATGGTCGACTGAGGCATGTCATTCAGACCACTTACATGTTCTACATTTGGTTGGTTTCAGAGAATGCCTCCTTGCTATGTGGTCTTTGAAGGGAAGAAACCTGGGATTTATTTTACATGGTATGAGTGTGCTAAGCAAGTGCTTAGGGAAGAAGGGGCTATCTATCagaagtacaacaactatgatgatgctCTTAGAGATTTTAATGCAAGGGTACCTCAAGAACCCTTGCTGTTACCAATTCATGCCCCTCATGGGGATGCATCAGCATCCCATGAACTGGTGATAGGTCAAGGTTCTAAAATCTATCCTCATTCACCTGAGCTGCAAGGCTATTGCAAAAATGCtgtcatcttgatcttgtttatggttgtagttggtctgtcactcaagctgttcatgtgccatagctgttgttttaattaggcCGATGATGACACAATAGGATGACTGCATTAGCTGGCTACATGTCACTTTGATTCATGTACTCTCTTTTCTGTTAACTTGTTGCCCTTCTCGGCTTGCCAAACTACTTAATTCTACTACTGTTCTTAATTTGCTTCTTTGATTATGCAATGTAGCCGGCAATATATGTGTTGATTAAATGGAATTAGTCTAAGGCCTATGTCTTTTGTATATTTTCATTCAAAGTGTTTGCTTCTCTATTGATCATGCTGTTCTTCCTTCTCTTTGGGCCAGGCCGAGCACAGCAACTGGCAAACACAATCTGTGCTTGGCAGTTGGTAACGGTTGGCGTTTGAGCCCGGCTGAGTATTGGGTCACAAACACCAGCTCGTCTAGGCTGGGCTGAATCGGTCCAGGTGCGCAAACAAGCTGCGTTGCAGCAGTTGGGGCAGACCTGCCCCGGCCTGGTCCGTTTGGGCTGGCTAGGCCATGCTGGGCCAGGTGCGCAAACACGCCCTGAGCGACCTCAATAGAGGTCGACCAACCTTGCTTAGGCCCTTCAGCCATCCCTGTGCTGCTTCCCGATCTCTGACTCCATGCAGAGATCTCTAGAAGCCTTCATCCCGATCATCGACACCTAAAAGGCCTACCACGAGCCAATTAGGACTCAAGGCGAAGGGCCCCATAGTGGAGAATCCTTGTACCATCATCATCTCCTCTAGGGATGTGTTAAGTGTGGAGTACTCCCAATCGCATACACCCTCGACACCTACCTTCATGAAGAACCAGAAGATCATCGGTGGTGGTCTAGGGGCTGGCAAGGTTTTCATACCCCCACTCACCTCTGAGGAGCGGAAGAAGCTTTAGGAGTCACTAGAGTCTACGAGCGCTCCCAAGACAGTCCGATGGGCGTGTGATCCTCCATCGATCAACGGATCACCAGGGAAATTTGAGGATGATGATTGTGCCGAGAAGAGTGATGTAGAGAGGCTCCTCAGTATAGTTTCTATGCTTAGGAACAATAATAGGGCTTTAGAAGAGCACGTAGTGGAGTTGAGGATGGCTCACTTAGATCTAGATGACAACTTCCGCGCGCTTCACGTTAGCACCGATGCAAAGATGAAGCGCCTCGCTAAGGCCATAGGGCAAGAGGATCTCATCTTTGCACCCTCTCCTTAGGCATCTTAGCATTGCTTTCACAATAATTTTAGGCACTTAGGTTTGTTTGATTTCATTTCCTTCATTTCATTTTCATCAATGTAACATGTGCCTATGATTAGTTAATGAGATCAATAAAATTTTGGGTCTGCTGGTGTGTTCCCACATAGTGAACCAAGTGTGGGAGGGCATCGAACGACCCCCAAACCCACCTTGGCACCACTTTGAATATGGAACGTTGATGTCTATGGCCAAACATGTCTACGCGTAGCGGTGTGTTGCCACCAACAACCACTTTTTGAGGTTGGGCGACCGCCATATGGACACTCAACCTAAAAGCGCATGTGCAGGAGTACATCTTCAGAGGTAAGAACATGCATGGCGAACACCAAAGTGGCTAGAGGCCCCAAGGTGGGGTCGCCCAACCTCACCATGGACCCCTAGGTCCACCAGTCAGCATCCACTCCTCTTCAATCCTCTACCTAACTGGTTTGGCATGCTCCTTCCCTCCTTTGGTGCACTTTtcctttatttttgtttatttccCTACAATGAATAAatgaaataataataataataataataaataataacaaGAAAATCTACATCTGAAAATAAAGTTTGAGAAAGTGACATGATTTATGACATTTGAATGGTAGAAGCGTCATAAAGTTTAATTCTTGCATatacttatgcttgtgggaaacATATCTTGATAGGAAACtcatattgactaagttgttgaCAAATGTGATATGGTTCTTGGCTCGTGATTCTATTCAAAGTACTTAGAAGTTTTTTTTGAAAATGtcataaaaccatagtatcacttACTCCTCAATACTAAAAAAATTCCTATCAAAGCCATATATGTTCATACAATGTTCACAAAACCTTCTTTATATGCTACTTGtacttgtgttgagtttggtcaaaccatgTTGACCTTGTTGAGAATCTTGTCATagtcccaagatcaagatcaagatcacgcacGCACCACATACATATGCTACTTCTACACtagaagtacgcaaaaacatgctctTCATTTTCTAtgaaataaatactccaagtttAGTATGATCTCTCTCTTAAATTCTTGCAAAAGAGATATGGCTATGGAAAAGTATGCAAAAtaataaagagagagagagatagccaTACCTTAAAAATAATCATAAGAGAGATCATACTTGTTTAAGGAGTACAAAAGAAAAAGAGAGTTCATCACCATTTTCCACgctcttgcacatcttgatctaggaTTATGAtattttctccttggatccttgttttgactttataatatatgcaatacaagtatgccaTCATGTTTATCCTGAcccgagctccacataagccaaTAGATGTAGGATGAAACAAAAAGAAGGCAACTTCAtgttatgccttggtaaggactCATACACCTTTGAGTGATCTGAGAGTACTATTTGAGGAGTAAGATTGAACTATGtgctttattttgaaaactttatcAAAAACTCTAAGTACCAAGAAGTGAAAAGGGGAGATGACTTTGCTTTGAGAACTGTTCCATTTCTTAACATCTAAAGGATATATGCTAGACAGTGCCACATAACCCACTTGTATAAGGTATGTCTTGAATAAAACTCATGATTGCTATATATCTTGAAGATGTCATGATCATTGTCTTCTTTTCTCTCTAACCTTTATTCAAGGACGAGCAAAGACTTAAGTGTGGGGGTCTTGTTGATGGTAATTTCACCATGATTTTACACCATCAAAACCATCAACAAAACACTCTTTTGGGAGCTAACAAGCAAGAACATAGTGACTTAGGTACAAATaagttggttccacatgtacatgtcattatttgTTTGTAGGTACACAAAGCATGGACTCTGGGTGGCTAGAGGCTCCATATGTAGGTCACCCAACCTAAATATGGACTCACtggctaaaaggtcctaatatggctagagggaggtgaatagcctatttaaaaatctacaaggcactagagcaagcaatttgtcaggttcataaacccagggtccctcatggacctgcttcccagcaaaagcttggccctGTAGATGACGTTGCGAATGACACGCAACTCCTGGTCCAaccccaaaaacctaacgacagtcTAGAAGGGTGATCTagtctccaatcggaaggcctggccaaggaggaacggcgcttgcttctgactccggcccgcctctccaaccgaaaggcctagccaaagagagGAACAACACTAGCttttgactctggcccacctcttcgaccgaaTGGCCTTGCttacttctgactctggcccgcctctctgaccaaaaggcctggccaaggagaaatagtgctcgcctctgactctagcccacctctctaaccggaaggcctcgctcgcttctaactccagcccacctctccttCCAGAAGGCCCAGCCAAGAGGaatgacgctcgcttctgactctgacccgcttctccgaccgggaatacaccgaatctctacttatagctcttctccaactgggaGGCCAGAGCCGACTAGGGAACGACCGACTAGGGATGCCCGCTCAGTAAAGACCTAGGAAACAAACAGAGCAAGTAAGGCGGGGCACTccagtcaaccataataccaaggaccataccctgcacatcTATAGGATAGTACTAtgaggtcatgtcagaagggtactttataaccttctagacatgttagaacatgaacagtattgtgggcgccgacatttgacctacagtatggtaggtgctaacatttgccataccagaagatcaTGGTGGAACCAACCACATCCATCCAGCTATCAATAGTATTATGAGCGTCGACAAACTGCCAtgtacccgatggcatgggcaacaagactaggaaaaacacactctctttctctcacactctctcttgtgaagccatccccttcatctataaaaggggatgcgctctctctaaAAGGAGGATGATCAATTCATGAGTCGAACAACCTACAATTCcaacagagcacacgctcaaatacttagcgcatgtaggagctcccatcactctcggtccTTCGGTCTAGAGTCTagccggacctcttgcacccctatcttactccctctcatttATAACCCCaaagcaaactttgagcacctaggctcaggaataaagtcaccgaccgactcaaactggacatagggcatgttgcctgaaccagtataagccatatgtcattgagtgctaggccacatccgatcacaacatatggctAAACTATAAATAtgtacatgttggtcacttttcacaccaACACAATTAGTAACACAAATGGCGTAATGctattttgctctagctctacaagggttacaagccacctatcccaataattctagttgctatgattatt
This genomic interval carries:
- the LOC136511011 gene encoding uncharacterized protein, giving the protein MAVVFLFFSIRICFVFFPICILYFQICLLSVMDLSLSCDMLCRKAAALTVVMEGSAHDATVLADAVAREDGLSLPEGFGIDEVVPDEEGFTTSADPTNLPPAHLDQDSVDMAEIRDAICNAIPRMDSGAFEGGFVAGTSVMEQLINSGSALIVAGASASAAAPVAAGAGAGAAPGAANPIDVAVPVAGNGAVRAMRWTNTTSSFVLRRMATLVSDGSRPEKVFKDKDVNSVAKALKQFCGEVVSPTQVYNHLRKWRQKWARVSKLKDLSAALWDDQAHAIMLEQEHYLGHCKDHPKDAEFLNYPIRFYTKMEAIFANAMATGKFALGSGEALGQNQADSVGAKADGPPLTHTTVPSEQGGDSKATELLPTSSVAGPKRKRGNFSEEEMLMLTNMSDAVNNVANALRETGPAHVDANLYLAVMEMPGFSEEALIVAYTFLLDNKAQGRGFVNMSDAHRALWLRTFLAKNYYV